A stretch of Armatimonadia bacterium DNA encodes these proteins:
- a CDS encoding cupin domain-containing protein, protein MSDQLAQIAMRIRELREIAGLSQETAAREFGVSLELYAGYESGREDIPVSVLYQIAARFGVELGAILTGEEPRLHNHCLVRRGKGVAVQRRQEYDYQSLAYNFGSKKMEPFLVSVEPEDEEIHLNSHPGQEFNYLLEGRLCVVVDGHEILLEEGDSLFFDSNLKHGMKALGDQTARFLAIIC, encoded by the coding sequence ATGTCAGACCAATTGGCGCAGATTGCCATGCGTATCCGAGAACTGCGGGAGATCGCCGGGCTGTCGCAGGAGACAGCAGCTCGTGAGTTCGGGGTCAGCCTGGAGCTGTATGCGGGCTATGAGAGCGGGCGGGAGGACATCCCGGTCAGCGTTCTGTACCAGATCGCTGCGCGGTTCGGCGTGGAGCTCGGGGCGATTCTGACCGGCGAGGAGCCTCGCCTGCACAACCACTGCCTGGTCCGAAGGGGCAAGGGAGTAGCTGTGCAGCGCCGTCAGGAATACGACTACCAGAGCCTGGCGTACAACTTCGGCAGCAAGAAGATGGAGCCCTTCCTGGTCTCCGTCGAGCCGGAGGACGAGGAGATCCATCTGAATTCGCACCCCGGCCAGGAGTTCAACTACCTGTTGGAGGGCAGGCTCTGCGTGGTTGTCGACGGCCACGAGATCCTGCTGGAGGAAGGCGACTCGCTGTTCTTCGACTCCAACCTCAAGCATGGTATGAAGGCCCTTGGGGATCAGACGGCGCGCTTCCTGGCGATCATCTGCTGA
- a CDS encoding prolyl oligopeptidase family serine peptidase — MFANMTLPLVTLLMALAMVACAAPVATNLQAVYRQGQVSLTWDEPAGWQGQLTVLGSDQPITTQNAGQATVLADHLSPGLANDWWLNPETYGNPLAKDPKTGEKPPIPHEGFLIVAGGRRLNPDSGLHVHTVAPEEKGPRYYAVVSTGADGVENWEVTAGANSLQTPVQVQAAALEPIWQRPEAQPDVAAGKDKPLHLSLHAKTGRGGFDFLVLGDKSLGWREGLPFKFGVTVTADAVIVAPTDRTWIDRMFPEGRDNCQKLTPAIHSFWYGYNSNIREPEKMPQGTVVNYSERRLLWILDWVQRTYQTDRNRVYATGSSMGGCGSISFCLRHPEIFAGIRAHVPIVAYDRGTGGDSEHRIVAETGGLDMPTDEGVTVRQRLDGTRFVRNTPGDLPYLVITNGRQDASIPWWKNPDFYRAMRDGHHGILAAWDNGTHSDCAANMPADVKAWSNLNSFHALIALNKSYPAFSNCSRDNNPGNGDKTDGDIVGFLNRGLTWEEPRDTAQRYEVVVKWALEAEALPVTVDVTPRRLQAFKIAAGEQVKAVNLDVASGQQVQQRTLTADAQGLVTFPGLQITSPAGNRLVLSR; from the coding sequence ATGTTCGCCAATATGACACTCCCTCTCGTTACCCTTCTCATGGCTCTCGCTATGGTAGCCTGCGCTGCGCCGGTAGCGACGAACCTGCAGGCCGTCTATCGCCAGGGCCAGGTTTCCCTCACCTGGGACGAGCCTGCCGGCTGGCAGGGCCAGTTGACTGTCCTGGGTTCTGACCAGCCCATCACGACGCAGAACGCCGGGCAGGCCACTGTCCTGGCCGACCACCTCAGCCCAGGGCTCGCCAACGACTGGTGGCTCAATCCCGAGACCTACGGGAACCCACTGGCCAAGGACCCCAAGACGGGCGAGAAGCCGCCGATCCCTCACGAGGGCTTCCTGATCGTGGCCGGCGGGAGGCGTCTGAATCCGGACTCGGGGCTGCATGTGCACACCGTGGCCCCTGAGGAGAAGGGCCCACGGTACTATGCGGTGGTCAGCACCGGTGCCGACGGCGTGGAGAACTGGGAAGTGACGGCGGGCGCCAACTCGCTGCAGACGCCGGTCCAGGTGCAGGCTGCCGCCCTCGAACCGATCTGGCAGAGGCCCGAGGCGCAGCCTGACGTCGCAGCGGGCAAGGACAAGCCACTGCATCTGAGCCTGCATGCGAAGACGGGTCGCGGTGGCTTTGACTTCCTGGTCCTCGGCGACAAGTCCCTCGGTTGGCGAGAGGGCCTTCCCTTCAAGTTCGGCGTCACGGTGACCGCCGATGCGGTCATCGTTGCACCGACGGATCGCACCTGGATTGACCGCATGTTCCCGGAGGGTCGCGACAATTGCCAGAAGCTCACACCGGCAATCCACAGCTTCTGGTATGGCTACAACAGCAACATCCGCGAGCCCGAGAAGATGCCGCAGGGCACCGTGGTCAACTACAGCGAGCGACGGCTGCTCTGGATCCTGGACTGGGTCCAACGGACTTACCAGACAGACCGGAACCGTGTCTACGCCACCGGCAGCTCGATGGGTGGCTGCGGAAGCATCTCCTTCTGCCTGCGTCACCCGGAGATCTTCGCGGGTATCCGGGCTCACGTTCCGATCGTGGCCTACGACCGGGGCACCGGCGGCGACAGCGAGCATCGTATCGTCGCGGAGACCGGCGGCCTGGACATGCCGACCGACGAGGGTGTGACGGTTCGGCAGCGGCTTGACGGGACGCGGTTTGTGAGGAACACGCCGGGCGATCTGCCCTACCTGGTCATCACGAACGGCCGCCAGGACGCGTCGATTCCGTGGTGGAAGAACCCCGACTTCTACCGGGCGATGCGAGACGGTCACCACGGTATCCTCGCCGCCTGGGACAACGGCACGCACAGCGACTGCGCGGCGAACATGCCCGCGGACGTCAAGGCATGGAGCAACCTGAACTCCTTCCATGCGCTGATCGCGCTCAACAAGAGCTACCCGGCCTTCAGCAACTGCTCGCGGGACAACAACCCCGGCAACGGTGACAAGACCGACGGTGACATCGTGGGCTTCCTCAACCGCGGGCTGACCTGGGAAGAGCCCAGGGACACGGCACAGAGGTATGAAGTGGTGGTGAAGTGGGCGCTGGAGGCGGAGGCGCTACCAGTGACGGTCGACGTGACTCCGAGGCGTCTGCAGGCCTTCAAGATCGCGGCCGGTGAGCAGGTCAAGGCCGTCAACCTGGACGTGGCCTCGGGACAGCAGGTGCAGCAGAGGACCCTCACGGCCGATGCCCAGGGGCTGGTGACCTTCCCGGGCTTGCAGATCACGAGCCCGGCCGGGAACAGACTTGTCCTGAGTCGGTAG